Genomic DNA from bacterium:
TTTGCCGCCCTCGCGGTTGGCGCGATCGGCGCGGCGCTCGCGGACACCCCGGCGGAGTTCCCTACGATCTTGGAGGCCGCCCACCGCGTGATTCGAGACGACGTCATCGATCGTCTGCGGACCCTCGGGTGCGCGGGCCAAGCCGCCGGATTCGCGGGCGCGGCGCCTGGGTGACGTTTCGTGGCGTCGTGAGCAACGCTGCCGTGGAAGTTGGCGGGCGCGCGTTCGCACGGGAATCGAGAGTGCCATGTGGGAGGTGGGACGGATGAACAGCGATGGCCACAGCGGTGCAGTTGATCGAAGGACGTTTCTGAAGCTCGCCGCGGGGACGGGCCTGGCGACCGCAGGAGGGTTGGGGTTCGCGAGAACGTCGTTTGCGGCGTCAACGGTGACGCTCTCTCTGTGGACCGGGTATCCAGAACTGGTGCCGTTCTATAAGGGCGTGGCGGCCGGCTACGCTAAGACCCATCCGAACGTCGCGGTCAACGTTTTCAGTACGTCGCTGCGTGAGGCCGAGACGAAGCTCTCGGCGGCGGTGCCGACTGGTACCGGTCCCGACATCTACGATATCGGCACGAACATCAGCGTGAAATTCATTGACGGCGGACTCCTCGATCCCAATCCGCCCGACGTGGTGCAGTACATGAAGAGCGGCGCGTGGGATTCATCCGTCGTCGAGTTTTTCAACATCGGGGGCAAGTACTACGGGCTGCCTCTCCAGGATGGAAGCCGAGCGTCGATGTTCTACAACAAGTCGCTGTTGAAGGAGGCCGGGATTGCCGCGCCGCCATCGACGTTCCCCCAGGTGGTTGAAGCGGCGCGCAAGCTCACCAAGGTCGACTCTACGGGGAAGATGACCCGAAGCGGCCTGAGCCTCCGTCTCTCGGGTCAAGGCAGCGGTATCGCCGAGAAGTTCCGGTTCGTGCTGGAACCGGCTGGCGGGTCGTTGATCGGGAAGACCGCGAGCGGCAAGTACCACAACAACTATGACAACGCGGCCGGTCGGGCCGCTCTGCAGTTCTATGTCGATGCGGTCCAGAAGTATAAGATCGACGATCCGAAGATTCCGCACGATGCGGATGCGTTCGTAGCCGGCACGACCGCCATGTTCTTCCGGGAGGCCTGGGTCATTGGTGAGATCCAGCAGAAGAATCCGACGCTGGATTACGGCGTCGTTCCGATCCCCCGCTGGACCGCGGCCGGTCCGTACAAGATGCTACTGCAGCCGTGGGGCATCTACGTGAACGGCAAGAGCGGCAACAAGAGCGTGTCGTGGGACTTCCTCAAGTTCTTGACGAACGCGCAGAACGCGGTCCAGTTGACGTCGATGACCGGGTGGGTCTCCGAGCGACGGGACGTGGACTGGAAACCGTTGCTGGCCAAGACGCCGCAGTTTCAGGTCTTCGTGGCTCCTCCCAAAGGCATCGTCTTTTACGTGGAGCCTGTGATGTCCGCGTGGGACGAAATCGAAACCAAGCTGGCCGATCGGCTGGCGGAAGCGTACGTCGATCCGAGCCTGAACAACAACCCGACGAAGGTGGCCGCGACGATCCACACGATGGCTGCGGAGACGGACGGGATCCTCAAGACCGCGGGCTTGTACGGGACGGCGTGAGAAGCGTTCAGGGGGAGGCGGGAGTCCTCCCCCCGGACCGCGATGCCTGCTGAATCCCTGGCGGTCGTCAAGCGCGGAGGTGTGGTCTGGCCGTCGCGTCGTCAATGGCGGCTGACGGGCTTTTGTTACGTGGCCTTGGTTCCGATCCTGGCGCTGTTCGCGTACATCCGTGTCTTCCCGATCGCGTGGAGCTTGATCCTGAGCTTCTATCAATGGGATCTGATCAGTCTACACAAACCGTTCGTCGGGTTCGCCAACTACGTGTCGCTGACGCACGACGCCAACTTCTTGACCGCGCTCAAGAACACCACGATCTACTCACTCGCGACCGTGGTCGTCAGCACCGTGATCTCGCTCCCGCTCGCGATGTTCCTGTCCGGGACAACCCGGGTCGGGGTTTTCTATCAAGCCATCTACTTTCTACCGGTGATCACCCCGATGGTGCCGATGGCGATCGCCTGGAAGTGGATCTACGATTACAACTACGGCATTTTGAACTATGCGCTGTCGTTCGTCGGCGTCAAGCCGATCCCGTGGTTGACGAGCTCCCGGATCGCGTTGTGGGCGCTGATCATCATGAGCGTGTGGAAGATCCTCGGCTACAATCTGATTCTGTTCCTGGTGGGGATCCGTAACATTCCGCTCGTCTACCTCGAAGCGGCGGACCTCGACGGCGCGACGTCGTGGCAGCGGTTTCGCTTCGTTACGCTGCCGTTGTTGAAATCGATCCTGCTGTATGTGCTGGTCACGGCGACGATCAACTCCTACAACGTGTTCACGCAAGTCTACGTCATGACCTTGGGGTCGCAGTCGGCGCCCGGGAACGCGGTCCGTGTCCTCGTGTACGATATCTATCAGAATGCGTTCTCGTACTTCCATATGGGGTACGCCTCCGCCGAGGCGGTCATTCTGACGATGATCGTGCTCGTGGTGACGGCGTTCCAGTT
This window encodes:
- a CDS encoding extracellular solute-binding protein, with protein sequence MNSDGHSGAVDRRTFLKLAAGTGLATAGGLGFARTSFAASTVTLSLWTGYPELVPFYKGVAAGYAKTHPNVAVNVFSTSLREAETKLSAAVPTGTGPDIYDIGTNISVKFIDGGLLDPNPPDVVQYMKSGAWDSSVVEFFNIGGKYYGLPLQDGSRASMFYNKSLLKEAGIAAPPSTFPQVVEAARKLTKVDSTGKMTRSGLSLRLSGQGSGIAEKFRFVLEPAGGSLIGKTASGKYHNNYDNAAGRAALQFYVDAVQKYKIDDPKIPHDADAFVAGTTAMFFREAWVIGEIQQKNPTLDYGVVPIPRWTAAGPYKMLLQPWGIYVNGKSGNKSVSWDFLKFLTNAQNAVQLTSMTGWVSERRDVDWKPLLAKTPQFQVFVAPPKGIVFYVEPVMSAWDEIETKLADRLAEAYVDPSLNNNPTKVAATIHTMAAETDGILKTAGLYGTA
- a CDS encoding sugar ABC transporter permease, translating into MALVPILALFAYIRVFPIAWSLILSFYQWDLISLHKPFVGFANYVSLTHDANFLTALKNTTIYSLATVVVSTVISLPLAMFLSGTTRVGVFYQAIYFLPVITPMVPMAIAWKWIYDYNYGILNYALSFVGVKPIPWLTSSRIALWALIIMSVWKILGYNLILFLVGIRNIPLVYLEAADLDGATSWQRFRFVTLPLLKSILLYVLVTATINSYNVFTQVYVMTLGSQSAPGNAVRVLVYDIYQNAFSYFHMGYASAEAVILTMIVLVVTAFQFGFVRGEET